A stretch of Henckelia pumila isolate YLH828 chromosome 4, ASM3356847v2, whole genome shotgun sequence DNA encodes these proteins:
- the LOC140863013 gene encoding probable polyamine transporter At3g19553, protein MDEEGLVNDVKNTATAKGNPKLTILPLIALIFYEVSGGPFGVEDSVKAGGGPLLSLLGFLIFPLFWSVPEALVTAELATTFPENGGYVIWISSAFGPFWGFQEGFWKWFSGVMDNALYPVLFLDYLKHSFPIFDSIEARIPALLLITVSLTYLNYRGLHIVGFSAVLLAGFSLFPFVVMAILSIPRIRPGRWIRVDSRKVEWRGYFNSLFWNLNYWDNASTLAGEIENPSRTFPRALMGAVVLVMCSYLVPLLTGTGAVETDSNEWTDGYFAQIGMLIGGSWLKWWIQAASALSNMGLFEAEMSSDAYQLLGMSEIGMLPSIFASRSKYGTPTFSILCSATGVIFLSWMSFQEILEFLNFLYAIGMLFEFAAFIKLRIKRPDLHRPYKVPFNTFGATMLCFPPVLLLVLVMCLATLKTYLVSSCIVVLGFVLYPAISYAKEQQWFNFNVDYTPKSSGNDQERSPIVAEEHGVNTDEASMRLLSDSTPSKIDHELDILPEEATKLE, encoded by the exons ATGGATGAGGAGGGATTGGTGAATGATGTCAAGAACACAGCAACTGCAAAGGGTAATCCAAAGCTCACGATTTTACCACTGATTGCTTTGATTTTCTACGAGGTTTCTGGAGGTCCCTTTGGTGTGGAAGATTCAGTCAAGGCAGGAGGTGGCCCTCTTTTGTCTTTGCTAGGCTTCTTGATTTTCCCTCTGTTCTGGAGCGTGCCTGAAGCTCTTGTCACAGCTGAATTGGCCACGACTTTCCCCGAAAATGGCGGCTATGTGATCTGGATTTCATCTGCTTTTGGCCCTTTTTGGGGTTTTCAAGAAGGGTTCTGGAAATGGTTTAGTGGGGTTATGGATAATGCCCTTTACCCGGTATTGTTTCTTGATTACTTGAAGCATTCATTTCCCATTTTTGATAGCATTGAAGCTAGGATCCCAGCTTTGTTGTTAATCACTGTTTCTTTGACATATTTAAACTATAGAGGTTTGCATATTGTGGGATTCTCTGCTGTTTTGCTAGCCGGTTTTTCGCTTTTTCCTTTTGTTGTTATGGCCATTCTCTCGATTCCTCGGATTAGGCCTGGTCGATGGATCCGTGTCGATTCTAGGAAGGTAGAATGGAGGGGGTATTTTAATAGCTTGTTTTGGAATCTGAATTATTGGGATAATGCGAGTACATTGGCTGGGGAGATTGAGAATCCGAGTAGGACTTTTCCCAGAGCTCTAATGGGTGCGGTGGTATTGGTGATGTGTTCTTATTTAGTTCCTCTTCTCACGGGTACCGGTGCGGTGGAAACTGATTCGAATGAGTGGACTGATGGTTATTTTGCTCAAATTGGAATGCTGATTGGTGGATCTTGGCTGAAGTGGTGGATCCAAGCGGCTTCAGCATTGTCAAACATGGGGTTGTTTGAAGCGGAAATGAGCAGTGATGCCTATCAACTTTTGGGGATGAGCGAGATTGGGATGCTCCCTTCTATATTTGCTTCAAG ATCAAAATACGGAACACCAACGTTCAGCATTTTGTGTTCTGCAACTGGTGTGATCTTCTTGTCATGGATGAGTTTCCAAGAAATCTTGGAATTCCTCAACTTTCTATATGCCATTGGAATGCTATTCGAGTTTGCAGCTTTCATCAAACTAAGAATCAAAAGACCTGATCTACACAGACCTTATAAAGTTCCCTTCAATACATTTGGCGCGACGATGCTCTGTTTCCCTCCAGTGTTGCTGCTTGTTCTGGTAATGTGTTTGGCTACCCTGAAGACATATTTAGTGAGCAGTTGCATAGTCGTACTTGGATTCGTCTTGTATCCCGCCATAAGTTATGCAAAGGAACAACAATGGTTCAATTTTAACGTGGATTATACACCGAAATCTTCTGGTAACGATCAAGAACGTAGTCCAATCGTGGCGGAAGAGCATGGCGTAAACACTGATGAAGCCTCTATGAGACTACTATCCGATTCAACGCCTTCAAAGATAGATCACGAACTTGATATTTTACCTGAGGAAGCTACGAAACTGGAGTAG
- the LOC140863014 gene encoding protein SYM1-like codes for MAAALTRNSLQRSLLRRHSPHYLWGRTIKHSTPVPASAPKNAGHGHQLQQSKWCNRYPHTFSRRAKDLEDSATSFESSSLCSRASSSPSPSSPSKFGFVGWYLGMVQARPIVTKSLTSSFIYTAADLSSQTLVGESSEYDFVRTLRMAGYGMIVLGPSLHYWFNFASRVFPRRDFFSTIKKIVLGQLAYGPVMTAAFFSVNAGLQGESGSEIVARVKRDVVPTMVKGLMYWPICDFITFKFIPVHLQPVVSNSFSYVWTIYLTYVASFAKVDTS; via the exons ATGGCCGCCGCATTAACAAGAAACAGTCTCCAAAGAAGCCTCCTCCGCCGCCATTCCCCGCACTATCTATGGGGGAGGACTATCAAACACTCCACACCAGTCCCGGCTTCCGCCCCCAAGAATGCTGGCCACGGCCACCAACTCCAGCAATCCAAATGGTGTAATCGTTATCCCCATACTTTCTCCCGGAGAGCAAAAGATTTGGAGGATTCCGCTACCAGCTTTGAATCTTCTTCACTCTGCTCCAGGGCATCTTCTTCtccttctccttcttctccTTCCAAGTTCGGGTTCGTGGGATGGTACTTGGGCATGGTGCAGGCCCGGCCCATTGTCACTAAAAGCCTCACGTCTTCCTTTATCTACACGGCGGCGGATTTATCATCCCAG ACGTTGGTCGGAGAGTCGTCGGAGTATGATTTTGTGAGAACTTTGAGGATGGCTGGATATGGGATGATTGTATTGGGGCCTTCGTTGCATTATTGGTTCAATTTCGCGTCCAGAGTTTTCCCAAGGCGCGATTTTTTTTCGACGATTAAGAAAATTGTTTTGGGACAGTTAGCATACGGGCCTGTAATGACTGCTGCATTCTTCTCTGTAAATGCTGGCTTACAAG GTGAAAGTGGCTCCGAGATAGTTGCTAGAGTAAAGCGTGATGTGGTTCCGACAATGGTTAAGGGCTTGATGTACTGGCCCATATGCGATTTCATCACCTTCAAATTCATCCCTGTTCATTTACAA CCAGTTGTGAGCAACTCATTTTCGTACGTATGGACAATTTATTTGACTTATGTGGCAAGCTTTGCAAAAGTTGATACCAGTTGA